The Dehalobacter sp. 12DCB1 DNA segment ATTATAATATCATGCTGTTTCGACACTGTCAACAGCAAAAACTGCGATTCCAGAAAGAATTTATTGCCTAAATTTCGAGATGTTTTATCTCAGATTAATCACCCAATTCTCCTTTTACAATAAAACGCAGATACGGTTTTGTACGATAATCACAAGTGATCAGTGTAATTTGTTTTTTCTGGCCGTCGTTTTGAAGCACCTCGACTTTGTCGGGCTCGACAATCATACTTTCCGTTACAATATAAGTATAGGATTGATTGTTTGTTTCAATTATGATCGCGTCGCCCTTGATCAACTCGTCGAGACGATTAAACTGAATACCATACGTTCTGCTGCGATGTGCCGCAATACAGTAATTCCCTATTTCTCCAGGCTTCCCAGTTCCAATTATACTTGCTGCTGCCTGTTTTAAATTGTG contains these protein-coding regions:
- a CDS encoding class D sortase; translation: MWRKVFAVTLILCGLSVIIFPMARDGYLKYQQNNMINQWRSSLMQVSDGALGQTDSDDQDNTMQPDLTEDMEALLIIEKIGLRIPVLTGVTDHNLKQAAASIIGTGKPGEIGNYCIAAHRSRTYGIQFNRLDELIKGDAIIIETNNQSYTYIVTESMIVEPDKVEVLQNDGQKKQITLITCDYRTKPYLRFIVKGELGD